In Zingiber officinale cultivar Zhangliang chromosome 1A, Zo_v1.1, whole genome shotgun sequence, a genomic segment contains:
- the LOC122038791 gene encoding palmitoyl-protein thioesterase 1-like, translating to MNPRFLQKRGAVMASALLKAIFVVLLLAISAPSSSSIPFVVFHGIADQCDSKEVSQFPQLLSNWSGSKGYCIEIGDGFWDSWFMPLYKQAEIACEKVKELKELSNGYNIVGLSQGNLIGRAVLEFCDDGPPVNNFVSLAGPHAGEASVPLCGSGTICLILGNLIKSPIYSDYVQDHLAPSGYIKIPTDIPKYMEKCKFLPKLNNENSTERNSTYKTRFTSLQNLVLIKFENDTVLVPRETSWFGYYSVGTFNTILPPQQTALYKEDWIGLKTLDDAGRVKYISVMGNHLKISHDDMKKHIVPYLVEKLEEPIRQALL from the exons ATGAACCCTAGATTCCTGCAGAAAAGGGGTGCGGTGATGGCATCAGCTTTGCTAAAGGCGATTTTTGTCGTCCTCCTCCTCGCCATCTCAGCTCCCAGTTCGTCGTCGATCCCTTTCGTCGTCTTCCACG GAATCGCAGATCAGTGTGATAGTAAAGAGGTTTCACAATTTCCTCAACTTCTGAGCAACTGGTCTGGCTCCAAGGGCTACTGCAT AGAAATTGGAGATGGATTTTGGGACTCTTGGTTCATGCCACTCTACAAACAG GCAGAAATTGCTTGCGAGAAG GTGAAAGAGTTGAAGGAACTTAGCAATGGATATAACATAGTGGGTCTTTCTCAG GGAAACTTGATTGGTCGAGCAGTGCTTGAGTTCTGTGATGATGGACCTCCA GTTAACAATTTTGTCTCACTCGCGGGGCCTCATGCTGGTGAAGCCTCTGTTCCCTTATGTGGT TCAGGAACCATATGCCTCATTCTGGGTAACCTCATCAAATCACCTATCTATTCTGACTATGTGCAG GATCACCTGGCTCCCAGCGGCTATATCAAGATTCCAACT GACATTCCCAAGTACATGGAAAAATGCAAGTTTCTTCCAAAGCTTAACAATGAGAACTCTACTGAAAGAAATTCTACATACAAGACAAGATTCACTAGCTTACAAAATTTGGTCCTTATCAAG TTTGAGAATGACACAGTTTTGGTTCCTCGAGAGACATCTTGGTTTGGATATTACTCAGTTGGCACCTTCAATACAATTTTGCCTCCCCAACAG ACCGCTCTCTATAAGGAAGATTGGATCggtttgaaaactttggatgatgctgGACGAGTCAAGTATATCAGTGTGATGGGAAATCATCTTAAAATTTCTCATGATGACATGAAGAAACATATTGTACCATACTTGGTGGAGAAACTAGAGGAGCCTATCCGCCAAGCTCTTCTATGA